Proteins encoded within one genomic window of Nonomuraea gerenzanensis:
- a CDS encoding ABC transporter permease — translation MTALTSPAARLRWTLIDGLTLIGRELSRLRQEPGQIVAALVFPVIMIVLFGYVFGSAIQVPDGGDYREYLMPGLFSMVAFSAWLGVMTRMAGDASRGVMDRFRSMPMARLAVPFGQTGADLLTGVLMLAVMVGAGLLVGWQPHRGLLPAAEAFLLMILLRYALGWVGVYVGLLVRNDQVANALVPLGLPFTMVSNAFVPTDGMPAWLRFVADWNPVSALTAASRQLFGNPGAPSGEVSWPLAHPVAAVLLWSAALLVIFVPLSLRAHMRRGR, via the coding sequence ATGACCGCCCTGACCTCGCCGGCGGCCCGCCTGCGCTGGACGCTGATCGACGGGCTGACCCTGATCGGCCGCGAGCTGAGCCGCCTGCGGCAGGAGCCTGGGCAGATCGTCGCCGCGCTGGTCTTCCCGGTCATCATGATCGTGCTGTTCGGCTACGTCTTCGGCAGCGCGATCCAGGTGCCGGACGGCGGCGACTACCGCGAGTACCTCATGCCCGGCCTGTTCTCGATGGTGGCCTTCTCCGCCTGGCTGGGCGTCATGACGCGGATGGCCGGCGACGCCTCCCGCGGTGTGATGGACCGGTTCCGCTCCATGCCGATGGCAAGGCTGGCGGTGCCGTTCGGGCAGACCGGCGCCGACCTGCTGACCGGCGTCCTGATGCTGGCCGTCATGGTGGGGGCGGGCCTGCTGGTGGGCTGGCAGCCGCACCGCGGCCTGCTCCCCGCGGCCGAGGCGTTCCTGCTGATGATCCTGCTGCGGTACGCGCTGGGCTGGGTGGGCGTCTACGTGGGCCTGCTGGTCAGGAACGACCAGGTCGCCAACGCGCTGGTGCCGCTGGGCCTGCCGTTCACGATGGTGTCGAACGCGTTCGTCCCGACCGACGGCATGCCGGCCTGGCTGCGCTTCGTGGCCGACTGGAACCCGGTGAGCGCGCTGACCGCCGCCTCACGGCAGCTCTTCGGCAACCCGGGCGCCCCGTCCGGAGAGGTGTCCTGGCCGCTCGCGCATCCGGTGGCCGCCGTCCTGCTCTGGTCGGCCGCGCTGCTGGTGATCTTCGTCCCGCTGTCGCTGCGCGCCCACATGCGCAGAGGCCGCTGA
- a CDS encoding maleylpyruvate isomerase family mycothiol-dependent enzyme has protein sequence MDTPAYVKAVIEQTSTFADWVHDKDAATPVPTCPEWTLADLVDHVGGTQRMVAMLVGEQLSEPSKAFAALVPGPADPGEWRAWLGDGVARAQQAFAAVTDETPVWDPSGGAAGVPFWSRRLLGEICVHRADAAAALGTRYELDPELAVAALEDWLATMTSRGYWENRPGFADAMRGDGQSLHFHATDAPGEWVARREPDRVALERTHDKADVAVRGPAAELLLVVSRRRPLDEAPTLEVQGDRALLDHWITHMDWVTG, from the coding sequence ATGGACACACCCGCGTATGTGAAGGCCGTCATCGAGCAGACGAGCACGTTCGCCGACTGGGTGCACGACAAGGACGCGGCGACCCCGGTGCCGACCTGCCCTGAGTGGACGCTGGCCGATCTGGTCGACCATGTCGGCGGGACGCAGCGGATGGTGGCGATGCTCGTGGGCGAGCAGCTCAGCGAGCCGAGCAAGGCGTTCGCCGCCCTCGTCCCCGGCCCGGCCGATCCGGGTGAGTGGCGGGCCTGGTTGGGCGACGGCGTGGCCCGGGCACAGCAGGCCTTCGCCGCGGTCACCGATGAGACGCCGGTGTGGGATCCCTCGGGCGGCGCCGCCGGCGTGCCGTTCTGGTCACGCCGGCTGCTCGGCGAGATCTGCGTGCATCGCGCGGACGCGGCCGCCGCGCTCGGCACGCGGTACGAGCTGGACCCGGAGCTCGCCGTCGCGGCCCTGGAGGACTGGCTCGCCACGATGACCTCCCGCGGCTACTGGGAGAACAGGCCGGGCTTCGCCGACGCGATGCGCGGGGACGGTCAGAGTCTGCACTTCCACGCGACCGACGCCCCCGGGGAGTGGGTCGCGCGCCGGGAGCCGGACAGGGTGGCGCTGGAGCGCACCCACGACAAGGCGGACGTCGCGGTGCGCGGCCCGGCCGCCGAGCTCCTGCTCGTCGTCAGCAGGCGCCGCCCGCTGGACGAGGCTCCCACGCTGGAGGTGCAGGGGGATCGGGCGCTGCTCGACCACTGGATCACGCACATGGACTGGGTCACCGGCTGA
- a CDS encoding ATP-binding cassette domain-containing protein — protein MTDPIVVAEGLHKSFGDTHALRGLDLSVPGGTVCGVLGPNGAGKTTAVRILATLADPDAGHARVAGYDVVREAGEVRARIGLAGQYAAVDEKLTGRGNLRMFGRLYHLSRHRAHQRADELLERFGLADAADRPVAGYSGGMRRRLDLISSLILRPEVLFLDEPTTGLDPRSRGEIWDSVRELVADGTTVLLTTQYLDEADQLADDIAVVDHGQVVATGTPDELKATIGDRLDVTLEDPGTMPEAVTVLNTLAGAEPATAGTDRLSVALPATGLRLADIVRELDHAGVAVADVSLRRPTLDEVFLRLTARPSDRKETAR, from the coding sequence ATGACCGATCCGATCGTGGTCGCCGAAGGGCTGCACAAGTCCTTCGGCGACACCCACGCCCTGCGCGGGCTGGACCTGAGCGTGCCCGGAGGAACGGTGTGCGGCGTGCTGGGGCCCAACGGCGCCGGCAAGACGACCGCGGTGCGCATCCTGGCGACCCTGGCCGACCCCGACGCCGGGCACGCCCGCGTCGCGGGGTACGACGTCGTCCGCGAGGCCGGCGAGGTGCGGGCCAGGATCGGGCTCGCCGGCCAGTACGCCGCCGTGGACGAGAAGCTCACCGGGCGTGGCAACCTGCGCATGTTCGGGCGCCTCTACCACCTGTCCCGCCACCGCGCGCACCAGCGGGCCGACGAGCTGCTCGAACGCTTCGGCCTGGCCGACGCCGCCGACCGCCCGGTCGCCGGCTACTCCGGCGGCATGCGCCGCCGCCTCGACCTGATCAGCAGCCTCATCCTGCGTCCCGAGGTGCTCTTCCTGGACGAGCCCACCACCGGCCTGGACCCGCGCAGCCGCGGCGAGATCTGGGACAGCGTCCGCGAGCTGGTGGCCGACGGCACCACGGTGCTGCTCACCACGCAGTACCTGGACGAGGCCGACCAGCTGGCCGACGACATCGCCGTCGTCGACCACGGGCAGGTGGTCGCCACCGGCACGCCCGACGAGCTGAAGGCCACCATCGGCGACCGCCTCGACGTCACCCTCGAGGACCCGGGCACGATGCCCGAGGCGGTGACCGTCCTGAACACCCTGGCCGGCGCCGAGCCCGCCACGGCCGGCACCGACCGGCTCAGCGTCGCCCTGCCCGCCACCGGGCTCCGGCTCGCCGACATCGTGCGCGAGCTGGACCACGCCGGAGTCGCCGTCGCCGACGTGAGCCTGCGCCGCCCCACCCTGGACGAGGTGTTCCTCCGCCTCACCGCGCGCCCCTCCGACCGCAAGGAGACCGCACGATGA
- a CDS encoding phosphatase PAP2 family protein, with protein MTLLERFDARDRQAFERIARAHLPYLDAVLPSLTSAADKAVLWWLVAGGLLMTGRPDLQRAGLRGLLAISLASPTANLLAKQAFRRERPVAHLIPVIRRRRIPTSSSFPSGHSASAVAFAVAVAAYAPVPVAAPVSVLAAGVAFSRVYVGAHYPGDVAVGMAIGLLCGWGAIRLRRRRWDILKPDSSANAPGKARVKTGCGAHRTTQTMFFAGRARVPELDGGTGDAPTPARTVRPAHD; from the coding sequence GTGACCCTTCTCGAACGCTTCGACGCCAGGGACAGGCAGGCCTTCGAGCGGATCGCCCGCGCCCACCTGCCCTATCTGGACGCGGTGCTCCCCTCCTTGACGTCGGCCGCCGACAAGGCGGTGCTGTGGTGGCTGGTCGCCGGCGGCCTGCTCATGACCGGCCGGCCGGACCTGCAGCGGGCCGGGCTGCGCGGCCTGCTGGCGATCTCGCTGGCGAGCCCGACGGCCAACCTGCTGGCCAAGCAGGCCTTCCGCCGGGAACGCCCGGTGGCGCACCTCATCCCGGTGATCCGCCGCCGCCGGATCCCCACCTCCTCGTCCTTCCCCTCCGGGCACAGCGCCTCGGCCGTCGCCTTCGCCGTGGCGGTCGCCGCGTACGCGCCCGTGCCGGTCGCCGCGCCGGTGTCGGTGCTCGCCGCCGGGGTGGCCTTCTCCCGCGTGTACGTCGGCGCGCACTACCCGGGGGACGTGGCCGTCGGCATGGCGATCGGGCTCCTCTGCGGCTGGGGGGCGATCCGGCTGAGGCGGCGGCGCTGGGACATCCTCAAACCGGACAGCAGCGCGAACGCGCCAGGAAAGGCGCGCGTGAAAACAGGATGCGGTGCCCACCGGACAACGCAGACCATGTTCTTCGCCGGACGTGCCCGCGTACCGGAGCTGGACGGCGGGACCGGCGACGCTCCGACCCCGGCACGGACGGTGAGGCCCGCGCATGACTGA
- a CDS encoding sensor histidine kinase, protein MRHTGGRLLQDAGRWRTRTSFEWSIRGRVTTLATMVTVVLCVITGWLVLNHRLNHELDHRLRHLYGADLELMHLFAHRTVPPVIQAERVTATQLVTPSGRVVSASALVRGQPRMATFAPPRRPSFADRRLCDVPGFPGRCMLVAAMWVPTQGGDLIAYSTLPEPPWYGSGPLLAQLVVASGFLLAVVAFGSYHLVGRTLRPVEAMTVELAEITATDLGHRVPVPAHHDEIRYLATVVNNTLDLLEKALQRERRFTSEASHDLRTPITGARLRLEEALMNPGAVDWPDMAKDLLNDVERQQAIADDILTLARLDADRSRQHVRTDLAELVRAELQRRLPGRVPVRADLQPEVYAACDRVLLARLLTNLVDNAQRHAATCVTVAVRAEHGDAVLAVMDDGAGIARQHREIVFERFARLPESRERDPKGTGLGLAICREIARTHRGTLTVEDPPGQGTCLVLRMPLLT, encoded by the coding sequence GTGAGGCACACCGGTGGAAGGCTCCTCCAGGACGCCGGGCGGTGGCGGACGCGGACGAGCTTCGAATGGTCCATCCGGGGCCGGGTGACGACGCTGGCCACCATGGTGACGGTGGTGCTCTGTGTGATCACGGGATGGCTGGTGCTGAACCACCGGCTCAACCACGAGCTGGACCACCGGCTCAGACACCTGTACGGGGCGGACCTGGAGCTGATGCACCTGTTCGCGCACCGTACCGTGCCGCCCGTCATCCAGGCCGAGCGAGTGACCGCGACGCAGCTGGTCACGCCCTCGGGGCGGGTGGTGTCGGCGAGCGCGCTGGTGCGCGGGCAGCCGCGGATGGCCACGTTCGCGCCACCGCGGCGGCCGTCCTTCGCGGATCGGCGGTTGTGCGACGTGCCCGGTTTTCCCGGCCGGTGCATGCTCGTGGCGGCGATGTGGGTGCCCACCCAGGGCGGGGACCTGATCGCCTACAGCACGCTGCCGGAGCCGCCCTGGTACGGCAGCGGCCCGCTGCTGGCACAGCTCGTCGTCGCCTCCGGTTTCCTGCTGGCCGTCGTCGCCTTCGGCAGCTACCACCTCGTCGGCCGCACCCTGCGGCCCGTGGAGGCGATGACCGTCGAGCTGGCCGAGATCACCGCCACCGACCTCGGGCACCGCGTGCCCGTCCCGGCCCACCACGACGAGATCCGCTACCTGGCCACGGTCGTGAACAACACGCTGGACCTGCTGGAAAAGGCCCTGCAGCGCGAGCGGCGCTTCACCTCCGAGGCCTCCCACGACCTGCGCACCCCGATCACCGGCGCCCGGCTGCGCCTGGAGGAGGCGCTGATGAACCCCGGCGCGGTCGACTGGCCTGACATGGCCAAGGACCTGCTCAACGACGTCGAACGCCAGCAGGCCATCGCCGACGACATCCTCACCCTGGCCCGCCTGGACGCCGACCGCTCCCGGCAGCACGTGCGCACCGACCTGGCCGAGCTGGTGCGCGCCGAGCTGCAGCGCCGCCTGCCCGGCCGCGTGCCCGTCCGCGCCGACCTGCAACCGGAGGTGTACGCGGCCTGCGACCGGGTGCTGCTGGCCAGGCTCCTGACCAACCTGGTGGACAACGCCCAGCGCCACGCCGCCACCTGCGTCACCGTCGCGGTGAGAGCCGAGCACGGCGACGCGGTCCTGGCCGTCATGGACGACGGCGCGGGCATCGCCCGCCAGCACCGCGAGATCGTCTTCGAGCGCTTCGCCCGGCTCCCCGAGTCACGCGAGCGCGACCCGAAGGGCACCGGCCTCGGCCTGGCCATCTGCCGCGAGATCGCCCGCACCCACCGGGGCACCCTGACCGTGGAGGACCCTCCGGGCCAGGGCACGTGCCTGGTCCTGCGGATGCCCCTGCTGACCTGA
- a CDS encoding TetR/AcrR family transcriptional regulator, which yields MYATGEEETVADAEYVNIWMRPERPARGPKPVYSRAQITEAAIRIADAEGLEAATMRRIAAEIGAGAMSLYRYVPSRDNLIELMADRLMGEIDVTGMPSGDWRADLTRYADGLRAMWLRHPWIASVQRSLPGFGPNQLLLIERLMGVLDPVLSIDENLGLMAMLNGYVEGTAREEVISAEELRRSGLSEAEWMARSYVYVDRLVKSGEYPIFTKIVMEARQPHLSRDEQFRIGLQRVLDCIAAAVASKGEPEGREEQAGS from the coding sequence ATGTACGCAACTGGAGAGGAGGAGACAGTGGCCGACGCCGAGTACGTCAACATCTGGATGCGACCCGAGCGCCCCGCCCGCGGCCCGAAGCCGGTCTACAGCCGCGCCCAGATCACCGAGGCGGCGATCCGGATCGCCGACGCCGAGGGCCTGGAGGCCGCCACCATGCGGCGGATCGCCGCGGAGATCGGCGCGGGCGCCATGTCCCTCTACCGGTACGTCCCGAGCCGCGACAACCTGATCGAGCTGATGGCCGACCGGCTGATGGGCGAGATCGACGTCACCGGCATGCCCTCGGGCGACTGGCGCGCCGACCTGACCCGCTACGCCGACGGCCTGCGGGCCATGTGGCTCAGGCACCCGTGGATCGCCTCCGTGCAGCGGTCACTGCCCGGCTTCGGGCCCAACCAGTTGCTCCTGATCGAGCGGCTGATGGGCGTGCTCGACCCCGTCCTGTCCATCGACGAGAACCTCGGCCTGATGGCCATGCTGAACGGCTACGTCGAGGGCACCGCCCGCGAGGAGGTCATCTCGGCCGAGGAGCTGCGCCGTAGCGGGCTCAGCGAGGCGGAGTGGATGGCGCGCAGTTACGTGTACGTCGATCGGCTGGTGAAGAGCGGGGAGTATCCGATCTTCACCAAGATCGTGATGGAGGCGCGTCAGCCGCATCTGAGCCGTGACGAGCAGTTCCGGATCGGGCTTCAGCGGGTTCTCGACTGCATCGCGGCGGCGGTCGCGTCGAAGGGCGAGCCGGAGGGGCGGGAGGAGCAGGCGGGGTCGTAG
- a CDS encoding diacylglycerol/lipid kinase family protein — protein sequence MGRPDGSAKIPASRFEHAQAWTARLALALAAAVVPIMLAAAGFQSITLLALGLGALAVASAAVWVALTHRGLVRGLAVVVAVLAPLAVLVRYAVAGALWPMIVSAGLLVLAAVTGRVAMAMGVSPARFRGRAVPAPKRPYLIMNPRSGGGKVDRFGLVAKAGVLGAEVQVLDPDRPQDVAQLARDAVARGADLLGVAGGDGTQALVAAVAAEHDVPFMVIPAGTRNHLAMDLGLDRDDPSTSLRALDDGVEISMDLGLVADRTFVNNASFGAYAAIVQSPAYRATKLHTALDLLPELLTHRAGARLVARAGEVVIEAPQAVLVSNNPYLAGRGGGFGRRLRLDTGVLGVLGVTADTALKAAALVWGRRSAALTSFTAQEVVVDADEPEIPVGVDGEALLLPTPVRCRVRPGALRVRTPRGSGGERLPVSWRTVWGLAFPPRRTGRRRTHRTAV from the coding sequence ATGGGACGTCCCGATGGCAGCGCGAAGATCCCGGCGAGCCGGTTCGAGCACGCCCAGGCCTGGACCGCGCGCCTCGCCCTCGCCCTCGCGGCCGCCGTCGTGCCGATCATGCTCGCCGCGGCGGGGTTCCAGAGCATCACGCTGCTCGCCCTCGGGCTCGGCGCACTGGCCGTCGCCTCGGCGGCGGTGTGGGTCGCGCTGACGCACCGGGGGCTGGTGCGCGGGCTCGCGGTGGTGGTGGCCGTGCTGGCGCCGCTGGCCGTGCTGGTCAGGTACGCGGTGGCCGGCGCGCTGTGGCCGATGATCGTCTCGGCCGGGCTGCTGGTGCTGGCGGCCGTCACCGGCCGGGTCGCGATGGCCATGGGGGTCTCGCCCGCCCGGTTCAGGGGACGGGCCGTGCCGGCGCCGAAGCGGCCGTACCTGATCATGAACCCGCGCTCGGGCGGCGGGAAGGTGGACAGGTTCGGGCTCGTGGCCAAGGCGGGCGTGCTGGGGGCGGAGGTCCAGGTGCTCGACCCCGACCGGCCCCAGGACGTCGCCCAGCTCGCCCGCGACGCGGTGGCCAGGGGCGCGGACCTGCTGGGCGTGGCCGGCGGCGACGGGACCCAGGCGCTGGTGGCCGCCGTCGCGGCCGAGCACGACGTGCCGTTCATGGTCATCCCCGCGGGGACGCGCAACCACCTGGCGATGGATCTCGGCCTGGACCGCGACGATCCGAGCACGTCGCTGCGCGCGCTCGACGACGGCGTCGAGATCAGCATGGACCTGGGGCTGGTGGCTGACCGCACGTTCGTCAACAACGCCTCGTTCGGGGCGTACGCGGCGATCGTGCAGAGCCCCGCGTACCGGGCCACCAAGCTGCACACGGCGCTGGACCTGCTGCCGGAGCTGCTCACGCACCGCGCCGGCGCGCGGCTGGTGGCGCGGGCGGGCGAGGTGGTCATCGAGGCTCCGCAGGCGGTGCTGGTGAGCAACAACCCCTACCTGGCGGGCAGGGGCGGCGGTTTCGGGCGCCGGCTCCGCCTGGACACGGGGGTCCTGGGCGTCCTCGGCGTCACGGCGGACACGGCGCTGAAGGCGGCGGCGCTGGTGTGGGGGCGCAGGTCGGCGGCGCTGACCTCGTTCACCGCTCAGGAGGTGGTGGTGGACGCCGACGAGCCCGAGATCCCGGTCGGTGTGGACGGCGAGGCGCTGCTGCTGCCCACACCGGTGCGGTGCCGGGTGCGGCCGGGCGCGCTGCGGGTCAGGACGCCTCGCGGCAGTGGTGGGGAACGTCTGCCGGTGAGCTGGCGCACGGTCTGGGGGCTGGCGTTCCCGCCGAGGAGGACCGGCCGCCGCCGTACGCACCGGACGGCCGTCTGA
- a CDS encoding SDR family NAD(P)-dependent oxidoreductase yields the protein MDLRLAGRRAVVTGGSRGIGLAVGRALAAEGAAVALVARNARAVEEQAARLAQETGARVVGLTADTGDDASVTAMAQAAVRALGGVDILVNNAAATNRGAIPDDDLEAEINVKVRGYLRCVRAFAPAMAERGWGRVINIAGLAARQSGSIAGSVRNVAVAAMTKNLADELGPSGVNVTVVHPGATRTDTMLDIVGELAAKSGTSAEEFESRMAASVSIGRLVRPEEVAAVVAFLASPLSVAINGDAVVAGGGAKGAIHY from the coding sequence ATGGATCTGCGGTTGGCCGGGCGGCGGGCCGTCGTCACGGGAGGCAGCAGGGGGATCGGGCTGGCGGTCGGCCGGGCGCTCGCGGCCGAGGGCGCGGCGGTGGCGCTGGTCGCCAGGAACGCCCGCGCCGTCGAGGAGCAGGCGGCCCGCCTGGCACAGGAGACCGGCGCCCGGGTCGTCGGCCTCACCGCCGACACCGGCGACGACGCGTCCGTGACCGCCATGGCGCAGGCCGCCGTCCGCGCGCTGGGCGGGGTCGACATCCTGGTCAACAACGCCGCCGCCACCAATCGAGGGGCGATCCCGGACGACGACCTGGAAGCCGAGATCAACGTCAAGGTGCGCGGCTACCTGCGCTGCGTCCGCGCGTTCGCCCCGGCCATGGCGGAACGCGGCTGGGGCCGCGTCATCAACATCGCCGGCCTCGCGGCCCGCCAGAGCGGCTCGATCGCCGGCTCGGTCCGCAACGTGGCCGTCGCCGCCATGACCAAGAACCTGGCGGACGAGCTGGGGCCGAGCGGCGTCAACGTCACCGTGGTGCACCCTGGCGCCACCCGTACCGACACCATGCTGGACATCGTCGGCGAGCTGGCGGCCAAGAGCGGGACGAGCGCGGAGGAGTTCGAGAGCCGGATGGCGGCCTCCGTGTCCATCGGCCGGCTGGTGCGGCCCGAGGAGGTGGCGGCGGTGGTCGCCTTCCTCGCCAGCCCGCTCAGCGTCGCCATCAACGGGGACGCGGTGGTCGCCGGTGGGGGCGCGAAGGGGGCCATCCACTACTGA
- a CDS encoding serine hydrolase domain-containing protein, protein MAQNIHEEVQQILNEAAEDGIPGIVAEIHDAGGAWFGTAGVADLATGQRRQPGEYVHIGSSGKAFTAATVLALAAEGRLSLEDPVSTWLPGVLEPGGYDGDKITIRHLLNHTSGLFLTGLAPELQQSLATQPARVWSTAELVRLAVSQPPVGEPGERFVYSNGGYYLAGAIIERVTGDTYAAEVERTVIRPLGLTRTYVRPAAATTYLDPHPTTYVAGALKDGVDPATLTAENWASMIDHDKPPIDVTALNTSWGWAAGGIVSTTEDLTRFLKAIATGTLLPPAQHREMWTMVGGEDVVWLPHARYGLGVIEFDSAGTGGLTLRGVSGTLPGSFTLALCTGDGLRSVAIHANLEPRTLDVPVKIIKAMYGVALA, encoded by the coding sequence ATGGCACAGAACATCCACGAAGAGGTCCAGCAGATCCTGAACGAGGCCGCCGAGGACGGCATCCCCGGCATCGTCGCCGAGATCCACGACGCCGGCGGAGCCTGGTTCGGCACCGCGGGAGTGGCCGACCTCGCCACCGGGCAGCGGCGTCAGCCGGGGGAGTACGTGCACATCGGCAGCTCCGGCAAGGCCTTCACCGCCGCCACTGTGCTGGCCCTGGCCGCCGAAGGCCGGCTCAGCCTGGAGGACCCGGTGAGCACCTGGCTGCCCGGCGTCCTGGAGCCGGGCGGCTACGACGGCGACAAGATCACCATCCGGCACCTGCTCAACCACACCAGCGGACTGTTCCTCACCGGCCTGGCACCGGAGCTGCAGCAGAGCCTCGCCACGCAGCCGGCCCGCGTCTGGTCCACCGCCGAGCTGGTCCGGCTCGCGGTGTCGCAGCCGCCGGTCGGCGAGCCGGGGGAGCGGTTCGTCTACTCCAACGGCGGCTACTACCTGGCCGGCGCGATCATCGAGCGGGTCACCGGCGACACCTACGCCGCCGAGGTCGAACGCACGGTCATCCGGCCGCTCGGCCTGACCCGCACCTACGTACGGCCCGCAGCAGCCACGACCTACCTCGACCCGCATCCCACCACCTACGTCGCCGGCGCCCTCAAGGACGGCGTCGACCCGGCGACGCTCACCGCGGAGAACTGGGCGTCCATGATCGACCACGACAAGCCGCCCATCGACGTCACCGCGCTCAACACCTCCTGGGGCTGGGCGGCCGGCGGCATCGTCTCCACCACCGAGGACCTGACCCGCTTCCTCAAGGCGATCGCGACCGGCACCCTGCTGCCACCGGCTCAGCACCGCGAGATGTGGACCATGGTCGGCGGCGAGGACGTCGTCTGGCTGCCGCACGCCCGCTACGGCCTCGGCGTGATCGAGTTCGACAGCGCGGGGACGGGCGGCCTGACCCTGCGCGGCGTCAGCGGCACCCTCCCGGGGTCCTTCACCCTCGCCCTGTGCACCGGCGACGGCCTGCGCAGCGTCGCCATCCACGCCAACCTCGAACCGAGGACCCTGGACGTACCCGTCAAAATCATCAAGGCGATGTACGGCGTCGCCCTCGCCTGA